From Kitasatospora sp. MAP12-44, one genomic window encodes:
- a CDS encoding WhiB family transcriptional regulator — protein sequence MDWRHRAVCREEDPELFFPIGNTGPALLQIEEAKAVCRRCPVMEQCLTWALTTGQDAGVWGGMSEDERRAMKRRAARNRARTS from the coding sequence ATGGACTGGCGTCACCGCGCGGTGTGCCGCGAAGAGGACCCCGAGCTGTTCTTCCCGATCGGCAACACCGGCCCGGCCCTGCTGCAGATCGAGGAGGCCAAGGCCGTGTGCCGCCGCTGCCCCGTGATGGAGCAGTGCCTGACCTGGGCCCTGACCACCGGTCAGGACGCCGGCGTGTGGGGCGGGATGAGCGAGGACGAGCGTCGGGCGATGAAGCGCCGAGCCGCCCGCAACCGCGCCCGCACCTCCTGA
- a CDS encoding RRQRL motif-containing zinc-binding protein produces MRAIDLDPAGENNGGTPTFPWKFGPEKERMATRRQLREMGLRPGGQDVAAQIVCRGGKRVGHLFPVAGAKPVRPMTPARAAALAKAMKARQTCPICRVTYEFCLPLKTLGSCLPCSELTDAEREELATLAAAASVEDALVTPLRPTG; encoded by the coding sequence GTGCGCGCGATCGACCTCGACCCGGCCGGCGAGAACAACGGCGGCACCCCGACGTTCCCGTGGAAATTCGGACCGGAGAAGGAACGGATGGCCACCCGCCGCCAGCTGCGCGAGATGGGACTGCGCCCCGGCGGCCAGGACGTCGCCGCGCAGATCGTGTGCCGAGGCGGAAAGCGCGTCGGCCATCTCTTCCCGGTCGCCGGCGCCAAGCCGGTACGCCCGATGACCCCCGCTCGGGCCGCTGCCCTCGCCAAGGCGATGAAGGCCCGTCAGACCTGCCCGATCTGCCGGGTCACCTACGAGTTCTGCCTGCCGCTCAAGACCCTCGGCAGCTGCCTGCCCTGCTCGGAGCTGACTGACGCCGAGCGCGAGGAGCTCGCCACCCTGGCCGCCGCCGCGTCGGTGGAGGACGCCCTCGTGACGCCGCTCCGGCCAACCGGCTAA
- a CDS encoding GGDEF domain-containing protein produces the protein MPATITDLPEAIARTQASLSRYQHALGPGPDSDPAIDAAWTLHRDVAALLPAALALLAERDDLARRLETARRDPLTGLPTHAAFTAAAEQLLTTARHPVVLMLDLVDFKTVNDTYGHQAGDAVLTAIGRRLADWAGPAAACGRLGGDEFTAVLDTDPADLPERIAKLRALLEQPVEHDGQVLAVGASIGTATRTTGHPDLGLSALLHAADQAMYADKGRGRRGRRQTLTHTLAA, from the coding sequence ATGCCCGCCACCATCACCGACCTGCCCGAGGCCATAGCCCGCACCCAGGCCAGCCTGTCCCGCTACCAGCACGCGCTCGGCCCCGGCCCGGACTCCGACCCGGCGATCGACGCCGCCTGGACCCTGCACCGCGACGTCGCCGCCCTGCTACCCGCCGCCCTGGCACTGCTCGCCGAACGCGACGACCTCGCCCGGCGCCTGGAGACCGCGCGCCGCGACCCGCTCACCGGCCTGCCCACCCACGCCGCCTTCACCGCCGCCGCCGAGCAGCTGCTCACCACCGCCCGCCACCCGGTGGTGCTGATGCTGGACCTGGTCGACTTCAAGACGGTCAACGACACATACGGCCACCAGGCCGGAGATGCGGTCCTGACCGCCATCGGCCGCCGCCTCGCCGACTGGGCCGGCCCCGCCGCCGCGTGCGGCCGGCTCGGCGGCGACGAGTTCACCGCCGTCCTCGACACCGACCCCGCAGACCTGCCCGAGCGGATCGCCAAGCTCCGCGCACTCCTGGAGCAGCCCGTCGAGCACGACGGCCAGGTCCTCGCCGTCGGCGCCTCGATCGGCACCGCCACCCGCACCACCGGCCACCCCGACCTCGGCCTGTCGGCGCTCCTGCACGCCGCCGACCAGGCCATGTACGCCGACAAGGGCCGCGGCCGCCGCGGCCGCCGCCAGACCCTCACCCACACCCTCGCCGCCTAA
- a CDS encoding RNase adapter RapZ: MAPDTTADTTTSCDRRLRQLERTESPLIAQLAAAIGHLRTAGEHTDPAQSLPHYPGRTARDLTSWVGGNVQMICELLVPLIAPHTRVEITSYGILHQDPPLGDALTLDLTTALRNPPEDPEVRDVMLHSSGLDQVVYDYVLETPGAVEIAERTVLRTLAQAAALPGQTVALHVYCRGGKHRSVALARKTAALLLELGVDVEVTHRHVHLPIVETDPTETPVPTLGSDDPTGAWIGEA, from the coding sequence GTGGCACCCGACACCACCGCGGACACCACCACGTCCTGCGACCGCCGTCTGCGGCAGCTGGAGCGCACCGAGTCCCCGCTGATCGCCCAGCTCGCCGCCGCGATCGGCCACCTGCGCACCGCCGGCGAGCACACCGACCCCGCCCAGAGCCTCCCCCACTACCCGGGCCGCACCGCGCGGGACCTGACGAGCTGGGTGGGCGGCAACGTCCAGATGATCTGCGAGCTGCTGGTGCCGCTGATCGCCCCGCACACCCGCGTGGAGATCACCAGCTACGGCATCCTGCACCAGGACCCGCCGCTCGGCGACGCCCTGACGCTCGATCTGACCACCGCGCTGCGCAACCCCCCGGAGGACCCCGAGGTCCGGGACGTGATGCTCCACTCCAGCGGCCTGGACCAGGTCGTCTACGACTACGTTCTCGAGACCCCCGGCGCCGTCGAGATCGCCGAGCGCACCGTACTGCGCACCCTCGCCCAGGCCGCAGCCCTGCCCGGCCAGACGGTCGCCCTGCACGTCTACTGCAGGGGAGGCAAGCACCGCAGTGTCGCCCTGGCCCGCAAGACGGCCGCACTGCTCCTGGAGCTGGGCGTGGACGTGGAGGTGACCCACCGCCACGTCCACCTGCCCATCGTCGAGACCGACCCCACCGAGACCCCGGTGCCGACGCTGGGCAGCGACGACCCCACCGGCGCCTGGATCGGAGAAGCGTGA
- a CDS encoding DUF2637 domain-containing protein produces MIALSVAAAVGGILVGAIGFAMSYDTLSAVALHWGFNPDLAPWFPVGVDASIVAFLALDLYLIRKGTPWPVLRMAAHGMTGATIWFNASSQGAVQADPVRSAAHGIMPFLFVVGVEAGRRLIIQKARLEAGTATDRVPVHRWMLAPVKTPRFYRQMRLYGITSYPEMVRREQDLIAYELWLKRKHKGDISKATEDELLPMTMAPFGYTVAQALAMPDEQEREAEARKEEAERRRLAAETRRKLAQAQAETEALRADGQVETVRAQVEGETGEARARASAQVTAAERAAALEEAALETAVMAEARSRTAAAEHQEAIERKAKAAADRDAAELERLAAEDRRAAAEADKVAAAEAQAIDTQTIAVARRGTAEADRIAAKEEKAAAETRRAAAEADRLAALERAGEEAALADIERSRRDAAEAARAAAETRRAAAEIERLAVEAEDIAKLKPRERAVRKVARMILALADDAEGLRVSDVQRLPLSDIQRELEVSSAGTASEYRQEAAELLAAGYRP; encoded by the coding sequence ATGATCGCCCTGTCGGTGGCGGCGGCCGTCGGCGGGATCCTGGTGGGCGCCATCGGATTCGCGATGTCCTACGACACGCTGTCCGCCGTCGCACTGCACTGGGGCTTCAACCCGGACCTGGCGCCGTGGTTCCCGGTGGGCGTCGACGCCTCCATCGTGGCGTTCCTGGCCCTGGACCTGTACCTGATCCGCAAGGGCACGCCCTGGCCGGTGCTGCGCATGGCCGCGCACGGCATGACCGGCGCCACGATCTGGTTCAACGCCAGCTCACAGGGCGCCGTCCAGGCCGATCCGGTCCGCTCCGCCGCGCACGGCATCATGCCGTTCCTGTTCGTCGTCGGCGTGGAGGCCGGCCGCCGCCTGATCATCCAAAAGGCCAGGCTGGAGGCGGGGACCGCCACCGACCGGGTGCCGGTGCACCGCTGGATGCTCGCTCCGGTGAAGACCCCGCGCTTCTACCGCCAGATGCGGCTGTACGGCATCACCTCCTACCCGGAGATGGTCCGCCGGGAGCAGGACCTCATCGCCTACGAGCTGTGGCTCAAGCGCAAGCACAAGGGCGACATCAGCAAGGCCACCGAGGACGAGCTGCTGCCGATGACGATGGCCCCGTTCGGCTACACCGTTGCCCAGGCCTTGGCGATGCCGGACGAGCAGGAGCGCGAGGCCGAGGCCCGCAAGGAGGAGGCCGAACGCCGGCGCCTGGCGGCCGAGACCCGCCGCAAGCTCGCCCAGGCCCAGGCCGAGACGGAAGCGCTGCGCGCGGACGGCCAGGTGGAGACGGTCCGCGCACAGGTGGAGGGCGAGACCGGCGAGGCCCGCGCCCGCGCCAGTGCCCAGGTCACAGCCGCCGAGCGGGCCGCCGCGCTGGAGGAGGCGGCGCTGGAGACTGCGGTGATGGCCGAGGCCCGCTCCCGCACGGCCGCCGCCGAGCATCAGGAGGCGATCGAGCGTAAGGCGAAGGCCGCCGCCGACCGGGATGCGGCGGAGCTCGAGCGGCTCGCGGCGGAGGACCGCCGCGCTGCCGCCGAGGCCGACAAGGTCGCCGCAGCGGAGGCCCAGGCGATCGACACACAGACCATCGCCGTGGCTCGCCGGGGCACTGCCGAAGCGGACCGGATCGCTGCCAAAGAGGAGAAGGCCGCTGCCGAAACGCGGCGGGCTGCTGCCGAAGCGGACCGGCTCGCGGCGCTGGAACGGGCGGGCGAGGAGGCTGCTCTGGCCGACATCGAGCGGTCCAGGAGGGACGCTGCCGAAGCGGCACGGGCTGCTGCCGAAACGCGGCGGGCTGCTGCCGAAATCGAGCGGCTCGCGGTCGAAGCCGAGGACATTGCGAAGTTGAAGCCGCGTGAGCGGGCGGTGCGCAAGGTCGCCCGGATGATCCTCGCGCTCGCCGACGACGCCGAGGGCCTGCGGGTGTCGGACGTCCAGCGGCTGCCGCTGTCGGACATCCAGCGCGAGCTCGAAGTCTCCTCCGCCGGCACCGCCTCCGAGTACCGCCAGGAGGCCGCCGAGCTCCTCGCGGCCGGCTACCGGCCCTGA
- a CDS encoding XRE family transcriptional regulator, translated as MELSKAHTSAERREVAVDTAIRWTGQKARLLQETLELSIREFARKLGVDPRTVTKWRKHGDGLTCNDEMQEVLSRTLDLASEGQRETFYAKLAALPVGTAGEPGQPAGPFVVVSHKFIPVYVGPQLQAAFENALPHPEGPGGLEQRVLPLEHPTGSSATAHLLACGVSVVHLAEELTLGNITELALWRYRTYPTDRAWAGASLNALLDATVPGQPKVEDPQYVLSAYELRDHSWSPSVLPTALHLLTTPSVLVNRQNPETVESIGPHVEAEKFSSAWTHPDVVPFHGGSSPGLAGWSGVTYHPQADERALTVREIVALEVDVQGLWALSSRVLDSIEEGEDPVMPEKYGWRYLRGAYSRLRASRPAETAQHRAMREAVLSTSDLPDRLRDAQEALRDSRV; from the coding sequence GTGGAACTGAGCAAGGCCCACACCAGCGCGGAGAGAAGGGAGGTGGCCGTGGACACGGCGATCCGGTGGACCGGCCAGAAGGCGCGGCTACTCCAGGAGACGCTCGAGCTTTCGATCCGCGAGTTCGCGAGGAAGCTGGGAGTGGACCCCCGCACCGTCACCAAATGGCGGAAGCACGGGGATGGCCTGACCTGCAACGACGAGATGCAAGAGGTGCTGAGCCGCACCTTGGACCTAGCGTCTGAGGGGCAGCGCGAGACCTTCTACGCCAAGTTGGCCGCCCTGCCGGTGGGCACCGCAGGGGAGCCCGGCCAGCCGGCCGGGCCGTTCGTGGTGGTCTCCCACAAGTTCATCCCTGTGTACGTGGGACCACAGCTCCAGGCTGCGTTCGAGAACGCGCTGCCTCATCCGGAAGGGCCCGGCGGCCTGGAACAGCGAGTCCTGCCACTGGAACACCCGACAGGAAGTTCCGCGACCGCGCACCTGCTGGCCTGCGGCGTGTCCGTGGTTCACCTGGCGGAAGAGCTGACGCTCGGGAACATCACCGAACTCGCCCTGTGGCGCTACCGCACATACCCGACCGATCGAGCATGGGCTGGTGCCAGCCTCAATGCTCTCCTGGACGCCACGGTCCCCGGCCAGCCCAAAGTCGAGGATCCGCAGTACGTCCTGTCCGCCTATGAGCTCCGCGATCACAGCTGGTCGCCGTCAGTCCTTCCGACGGCACTACATCTCCTCACCACTCCCTCCGTGCTGGTCAACCGGCAGAACCCTGAAACCGTCGAGTCCATCGGACCCCACGTGGAGGCAGAGAAGTTCAGCTCGGCCTGGACACACCCCGACGTCGTGCCCTTCCACGGCGGCTCGTCGCCAGGCCTCGCAGGCTGGTCCGGCGTCACCTACCACCCCCAAGCTGACGAGCGCGCCCTGACGGTGCGCGAGATCGTCGCGCTCGAGGTGGACGTCCAGGGCCTGTGGGCGCTCTCCTCTCGGGTCCTCGACTCCATCGAGGAAGGAGAGGATCCGGTCATGCCCGAGAAGTACGGCTGGCGCTACCTCAGAGGCGCGTACTCTCGGCTCCGAGCGTCCCGCCCGGCCGAAACCGCACAACACCGGGCCATGCGAGAGGCGGTCTTGAGCACCAGCGATCTGCCTGACCGCCTCCGTGACGCCCAGGAAGCACTCCGAGACAGTCGTGTGTGA
- a CDS encoding ParA family protein has product MTETTTAPFLGVPALPGPRPGEAFIVALCNQKGGVGKTTTTINLAGALAEHGKRVLVVDCDPQGNATMACKVPLLDEDRGPTQATVLLEMSDPRPLISETKVPNIHILPASMDMCFLPSRMRESGAGIGLYRRMLSHVLHLYDFILLDLRPALDTDTDAQTAAANAAIILVDVDEWAMKAVKMQTAQHIAVMRRAERPDNDLTILGLVIGRIVKPMGDIDLKIYRQLQKHPRIRCIGEVPIRSTDLKESRAVGLPVVQHRPKTDTAGFFRDIAVNAGLVKAA; this is encoded by the coding sequence ATGACCGAAACCACGACGGCGCCCTTCCTCGGCGTCCCGGCCCTGCCCGGGCCACGCCCCGGCGAGGCGTTCATCGTCGCCTTGTGCAACCAGAAGGGTGGCGTCGGCAAGACGACCACCACCATCAACCTCGCCGGCGCTCTCGCCGAGCACGGCAAGCGCGTTCTCGTGGTCGACTGCGACCCGCAGGGCAATGCCACCATGGCGTGCAAAGTGCCGTTGCTCGACGAGGACCGGGGCCCCACCCAGGCCACCGTGCTCCTGGAGATGAGCGACCCGCGGCCGCTCATCTCCGAGACCAAGGTGCCGAACATCCACATCCTGCCCGCCAGCATGGACATGTGCTTCCTGCCGTCCCGGATGCGCGAGTCCGGCGCAGGCATCGGCCTCTACCGCCGGATGCTCTCCCACGTCCTCCACCTGTACGACTTCATCCTGCTCGACCTGCGCCCGGCGCTGGACACCGATACCGACGCGCAGACCGCCGCCGCGAACGCGGCGATCATCCTGGTGGACGTCGACGAGTGGGCCATGAAGGCCGTCAAGATGCAGACGGCGCAGCACATCGCCGTCATGCGCCGGGCCGAGCGCCCGGACAACGACCTCACGATCCTCGGCCTGGTCATCGGTCGCATCGTCAAGCCGATGGGCGACATCGACCTGAAGATCTACAGGCAGCTCCAGAAGCACCCCCGGATCCGCTGCATCGGCGAAGTGCCCATCCGGTCGACCGACCTCAAGGAGTCCCGCGCCGTCGGCCTGCCGGTCGTCCAGCACCGGCCCAAGACCGACACCGCCGGCTTCTTCCGGGACATCGCCGTCAACGCTGGGCTGGTGAAGGCCGCGTGA
- a CDS encoding GntR family transcriptional regulator yields MTAARDHRRPGAADRIAQDLREEIDSGRLQPGDRLPLTRELAEKYSVTGETVRQAIIKLKAAGVVRSVQGSGVYVREWRPLVYRPQSEFRRKPPAVDIFTNLLHDEGRDGTQTIEVGVVVPDEAVRQRLQLAPGERVAVRRRTSFVDDMPFATDDSYVPHRIVEGSEWMTPGSVERGTNKVLAELGHELVESLDEIYPRMPRPAELERLALPAGTPMAELISTGHDREGRPIQVTICLLPGDRHVIVYERHRRTEEDGEATK; encoded by the coding sequence ATGACTGCTGCTCGTGATCATCGGCGCCCAGGCGCAGCCGACAGGATCGCGCAAGACCTGCGCGAGGAGATCGACTCTGGCCGACTGCAGCCTGGTGACCGGCTCCCGCTCACGCGGGAGCTGGCGGAGAAGTACAGCGTCACGGGCGAAACCGTGCGGCAGGCAATCATCAAGCTCAAGGCCGCCGGCGTTGTCAGGTCCGTCCAAGGGTCTGGCGTGTACGTCCGCGAGTGGCGGCCGTTGGTCTACCGACCGCAGAGCGAATTCCGGCGCAAGCCGCCAGCCGTCGATATCTTCACCAACCTGCTCCACGACGAGGGGCGCGACGGCACGCAGACCATTGAGGTCGGCGTCGTGGTGCCGGACGAGGCCGTACGACAGCGACTGCAGCTCGCCCCGGGCGAGCGAGTGGCGGTCCGCCGGCGGACGAGCTTCGTCGACGACATGCCCTTCGCCACCGACGACTCCTACGTTCCCCACCGGATAGTTGAGGGCTCGGAGTGGATGACGCCGGGCAGCGTCGAGCGCGGCACCAACAAAGTCCTGGCCGAGCTCGGCCACGAACTCGTCGAATCACTCGACGAGATCTACCCGAGGATGCCGCGTCCGGCTGAGCTGGAGCGGCTCGCTCTTCCCGCTGGCACGCCGATGGCCGAACTGATCAGCACCGGCCACGACCGCGAGGGTCGACCGATCCAGGTGACGATCTGCCTTCTGCCCGGCGACCGCCACGTGATCGTCTACGAGCGGCACCGGCGCACCGAGGAAGACGGGGAGGCCACAAAGTGA
- a CDS encoding OB-fold nucleic acid binding domain-containing protein: MINAQPVCPPPAPTRQTIADLRTSGRIEGEVRLTGTITEARRHTNKSGNEWAGLTLTDTSGQIEVVVFPRTWRQLLDRDAVEVGRPVSVTGRINAPGRDLVQVYCHDLAPAHAQALPPQTTDPVTVQALIGRHAAALVDLAAVEERAPRTLAAFTTLVRDTASLLRDTRLDEAGGHLLAAGQYLRAIPAAADTRHQLLEFAAAHLAQAQDCADWPRGAAS; encoded by the coding sequence GTGATCAACGCTCAGCCCGTCTGCCCGCCCCCGGCGCCGACCCGCCAGACCATCGCCGACCTGCGTACCTCGGGCCGCATCGAGGGCGAGGTTCGGCTGACCGGCACCATCACCGAGGCCCGCCGGCACACCAACAAGTCCGGCAACGAGTGGGCCGGCCTCACGCTCACCGACACCAGCGGACAGATCGAGGTCGTCGTCTTCCCGCGCACCTGGAGGCAGCTGCTCGACCGGGACGCCGTGGAGGTCGGCCGACCGGTGAGCGTCACGGGCCGGATCAACGCGCCCGGCCGCGACCTGGTGCAGGTCTACTGCCACGACCTCGCCCCGGCCCACGCGCAGGCGCTGCCGCCGCAGACCACCGACCCGGTGACCGTCCAGGCGCTGATCGGCCGCCACGCCGCGGCGCTGGTCGACCTGGCGGCCGTCGAAGAGCGCGCCCCTCGCACGTTGGCGGCGTTCACCACGCTGGTCCGCGACACCGCCAGCCTCCTCCGGGACACCCGGCTCGACGAGGCCGGCGGGCACCTTCTCGCGGCGGGCCAGTACCTGCGGGCCATCCCCGCGGCGGCCGACACGCGCCATCAGCTGCTCGAGTTCGCGGCCGCCCATCTCGCCCAGGCCCAGGACTGCGCGGACTGGCCGCGCGGCGCGGCCTCCTGA
- a CDS encoding conjugal transfer protein TraB, whose protein sequence is MTDIVPASSGFAAPSPTGGGSGGNGFRSLAVRVTALAAQALRLKEGMRQLQRHMAANASKAATLSEMCRQADVDDVFVVQILGVSDALQHVAKASGDLASGADAMETSARGFRDAHEREYRGVYEAVNASPYRQPKPGFNRVR, encoded by the coding sequence ATGACCGACATCGTCCCCGCATCGTCCGGATTCGCTGCCCCCTCCCCCACGGGAGGCGGCAGCGGCGGCAACGGCTTCCGGTCCCTGGCCGTACGCGTCACCGCCCTCGCCGCCCAGGCGCTGCGCCTGAAGGAGGGCATGCGCCAGCTCCAGCGGCACATGGCCGCCAACGCCTCCAAGGCCGCGACCCTGTCGGAGATGTGCCGCCAGGCCGACGTCGACGACGTCTTCGTGGTGCAGATCCTCGGCGTCTCCGATGCCCTGCAGCACGTCGCCAAGGCATCGGGCGACCTGGCCTCCGGCGCGGACGCCATGGAGACCAGCGCCCGCGGATTCCGCGACGCCCACGAGCGCGAGTACCGGGGCGTCTACGAGGCCGTGAACGCCTCCCCGTACCGCCAGCCCAAGCCCGGCTTCAACCGGGTCCGCTGA
- a CDS encoding isochorismatase family cysteine hydrolase encodes MIVIDVQQGFINAHSAGAVPVIVRMIEAWKSAGAPIVFARFQNLPNSPYERINGWTRLRTPEEQAIVAELQPYLGDAAVVIDKGTSSVFAHDGGRALAKAGWTDLVFAGIDTDSCVYDSAIGAYHSGFCPWIAVDACASSGGEEYHSAALLLARRNIGSTQLITSHDAIARLTSTERAYS; translated from the coding sequence TTGATCGTCATCGACGTACAGCAAGGCTTCATCAACGCGCACAGCGCCGGAGCTGTCCCGGTGATTGTCCGCATGATCGAAGCGTGGAAGTCGGCGGGCGCCCCCATCGTGTTCGCCCGCTTCCAGAACCTGCCGAACTCCCCTTACGAGAGGATCAACGGGTGGACGCGACTGCGGACACCTGAAGAGCAGGCCATCGTGGCGGAACTCCAGCCGTATCTCGGAGACGCCGCCGTGGTGATCGACAAGGGGACGTCGTCCGTCTTCGCTCACGACGGAGGCCGCGCCCTGGCGAAGGCCGGTTGGACCGATCTGGTCTTCGCGGGCATCGACACAGACTCCTGCGTCTACGACAGTGCCATCGGCGCCTACCACTCGGGCTTCTGCCCATGGATCGCCGTTGATGCCTGCGCATCAAGCGGCGGCGAGGAGTACCACTCAGCAGCCTTGCTCCTCGCCCGCCGCAACATCGGCAGCACTCAGCTCATTACGAGCCACGACGCCATCGCACGCCTGACCAGCACCGAAAGGGCCTACTCGTGA
- a CDS encoding FAD-dependent oxidoreductase codes for MSTPFGDPDLVIVGGGPAGCAAALMAASLGLRSVLIESNDIGGRLQVIGALANVPGDWTDGPSLANALARDIQRIQESGHCTVVKDLAVAVSADGQSASVTLNSSSVITGNAVIAATGVSSVTPAEADWISAPASLDPAPLWRARPADLKGRTCVLGGDRPLGTWLRAHPDVQRQLLVVHPVSDDYKVAEVQHDSRAQLRRARHVSINPAPGGGYIVDVEAVNGSTAAYACDTLLTNIGSRPAVLSGLTTDGDGYCPPESQGPRIATAGDLRSARFQRIVTAQGSGAQAVLSCYYSTALRVAA; via the coding sequence GTGAGCACTCCGTTCGGCGACCCGGACCTGGTGATTGTTGGTGGCGGTCCCGCTGGGTGCGCGGCAGCGCTGATGGCGGCCAGTCTGGGCCTACGCTCGGTCCTGATCGAGAGCAACGACATCGGCGGCCGGCTGCAAGTCATCGGGGCCCTCGCGAACGTGCCCGGTGACTGGACCGACGGACCCTCGCTCGCCAACGCCCTGGCCCGGGATATCCAGCGAATCCAGGAATCCGGTCACTGCACGGTCGTCAAGGACCTCGCGGTCGCGGTCTCTGCCGACGGCCAGTCAGCCAGTGTCACTCTGAACAGCAGTTCTGTGATCACGGGGAACGCAGTGATCGCGGCCACGGGCGTCTCGTCGGTCACTCCGGCAGAGGCCGATTGGATCTCCGCGCCGGCATCCCTGGATCCTGCACCGCTTTGGCGAGCACGGCCCGCAGACCTGAAGGGCCGCACGTGCGTCCTGGGCGGTGACCGACCGTTGGGTACCTGGCTGCGGGCTCACCCCGACGTGCAGCGGCAGCTCCTGGTCGTCCATCCCGTTAGCGACGATTACAAGGTCGCCGAAGTGCAGCACGACTCCCGAGCCCAGCTGCGCCGCGCACGCCACGTCTCGATCAACCCCGCCCCCGGCGGCGGCTACATCGTCGACGTCGAGGCCGTGAACGGCTCAACCGCGGCTTACGCCTGCGACACGCTGCTCACCAATATCGGCAGCCGGCCCGCCGTACTCTCCGGACTCACCACAGACGGCGACGGCTACTGCCCGCCCGAGTCGCAGGGACCGCGCATCGCGACAGCCGGCGACCTGCGCTCGGCCCGGTTCCAACGCATCGTCACAGCTCAAGGCTCGGGCGCCCAAGCCGTCCTGAGCTGCTACTACTCCACTGCACTGCGAGTCGCTGCGTGA
- a CDS encoding ATP-binding protein: MTTTTFGTGIAAGLTAQGPMLPAPRPGLYLANRLGGITAHLTADQETVSTVRALALTVLVAHGIDRESAEDAQLVLSELIGNAVRACGAHVPLVVEVYRAEHDAIVAVHDPLAGTGPRRTTAEPDGDEAESGRGLVLLDVLAPGWTVEPSAIGKRIRCRIPAAR, from the coding sequence ATGACCACCACCACCTTCGGCACCGGCATCGCAGCCGGCCTGACCGCGCAGGGGCCGATGCTCCCCGCCCCGCGTCCGGGCCTCTACCTGGCCAACCGACTCGGCGGGATCACCGCCCATCTGACGGCCGACCAGGAGACGGTCAGCACGGTGCGGGCGCTGGCCCTGACCGTCCTGGTCGCCCACGGCATCGACCGTGAGTCGGCCGAGGACGCGCAGCTGGTCCTGTCCGAGCTGATCGGCAACGCGGTCCGGGCCTGCGGCGCGCACGTCCCGCTGGTCGTGGAGGTCTACCGCGCCGAGCACGACGCGATCGTCGCCGTGCACGACCCGCTGGCCGGCACCGGCCCACGCCGGACCACCGCCGAGCCGGACGGCGACGAGGCGGAGTCCGGGCGCGGCCTGGTCCTGCTCGACGTGCTCGCCCCCGGCTGGACCGTCGAGCCGTCCGCGATCGGCAAGCGGATCCGCTGCCGCATCCCTGCGGCTCGCTGA
- a CDS encoding DUF6879 family protein, producing the protein MTQSAMGFSDLLAAARHSAVHLEMRDTYAVADEAERIEQWRAGHRLDPADRASWWRPWLDTIATTVARGVVVRRARIVSEPVSEYTRYLHSMTFTNVAAGEQVRWLPRMRASTIALPGSDFWLFDGKAVMFNHFNGDGDWADPEDTVSDDPAVAKLCAEAFETVWERAVPHEQYAV; encoded by the coding sequence ATGACGCAGAGCGCGATGGGCTTCTCTGATCTGCTGGCCGCTGCCCGGCACTCGGCGGTCCACCTGGAGATGCGCGACACCTACGCGGTGGCCGACGAGGCGGAGCGGATCGAGCAGTGGAGGGCCGGGCACCGCCTCGACCCCGCGGACCGCGCGTCGTGGTGGCGGCCGTGGCTGGACACGATCGCCACCACGGTTGCCCGCGGCGTGGTGGTGCGCCGGGCCCGGATCGTCTCCGAGCCCGTCAGCGAGTACACCCGCTACCTGCACTCGATGACCTTCACCAACGTCGCGGCCGGCGAACAGGTCCGCTGGCTGCCGAGGATGCGGGCCTCCACCATCGCGCTGCCCGGCAGCGACTTCTGGCTGTTCGACGGCAAGGCGGTGATGTTCAACCACTTCAACGGCGACGGCGACTGGGCGGACCCGGAGGACACCGTCAGCGACGACCCGGCCGTGGCGAAGCTGTGCGCCGAGGCGTTCGAGACGGTCTGGGAGCGGGCCGTCCCGCACGAGCAGTACGCCGTCTAG